From one Triticum aestivum cultivar Chinese Spring chromosome 4B, IWGSC CS RefSeq v2.1, whole genome shotgun sequence genomic stretch:
- the LOC123093677 gene encoding putative aconitate hydratase, cytoplasmic (The sequence of the model RefSeq protein was modified relative to this genomic sequence to represent the inferred CDS: added 74 bases not found in genome assembly), producing the protein MPPLASSLLLSRSAAGPGSARATAAAAAAISRPAAAAAAEPAPSPSPSPLHAARGGQGPRGAFASGLAGRLFGGRRAAARSSSSAAAVFERRFASAATKNSYDEILTSLAKPGGGADFGKYYSLPALADPRIDRLPYSIRILLESAIRNCDEFQVTGKDVEKILDWENSATKQVEIPFKPARVLLQDFTGVPAVVDLACMRDAMSKLGSDPNKINPLVPVDLVVDHSVQVDVARSENAVQANMELEFSRNKERFGFLKWGSTAFNNMLVVPPGSGIVHQVNLEYLARVVFNNGGILYPDSVVGTDSHTTMIDGLGVAGWGVGGIEAEATMLGQPMSMVLPAVVGFKLSGKLRNGVTATDLVLTVTQMLRKHGVVGKFVEFYGGGMGELSLADRATIANMAPEYGATMGFFPVDAKTLDYLKLTGRSDETVAMIETYLRANNMFVDYKQVQAERVYSSYLELDLDEVEPCLSGPKRPHDRVTLKNMQSDWLSCLDNKVGFKGFAVPKESQGKVAEFSFRGTPAKIKHGDVVIAAITSCTNTSNPNVMLGAALVAKKACDLGLEVKPWIKTSLAPGSGVVKKYLDKSGLQKYLNQLGFNIVGYGCTTCIGNSGDLDESVAAAITDNDVVAAAVLSGNRNFEGRVHALTRANYLASPPLVVAYALAGTVNIDFEKEPVGISKDGKEVFFRDIWPTTDEIAEVVKASVLPDMFKGTYEAITKGNPMWNELPVSASTLYPWDPKSTYIHEPPYFKDMTMTPPGARPVKDAYCLLNFGDSITTDHISPAGSIHPDSPAAKYLKERNVERKDFNSYGSRRGNDEIMARGTFANIRIVNKFLKGEVGPKTVHVPSGEKLAVFDAAMKYKNEGHDTIILAGAEYGSGSSRDWAAKGPMLQGVKAVIAKSFERIHRSNLAGMGIVPLCFKAGEDADSLGLTGHERYTIQLPTDVNEIKPGQDVTVTTDNGKSFTCTLRFDTEVELAYYTHGGILPYVIRKIAAEQ; encoded by the exons GGCCGCGGCAGCGATCTCCAGGCCCGCTGCGGCcgccgccgcggagccagccccctccccgtccccgtccccgctcCACGCCGCCCGCGGCGGCCAGGGCCCGCGCGGGGCCTTCGCGTCGGGCCTCGCGGGCCGCCTCTTCGGCGgccgccgtgccgccgcccgctcctcctcctccgccgccgccgtcttcgagCGCCGATTCGCCTCCGCCG CGACGAAGAACTCGTACGATGAAATCCTCACGAGCCTCGCCAAGCCGGGAGGCGGAGCCGACTTCGGCAAGTACTACAGCCTGCCCGCGCTCGCCGATCCGCGGATTG ATCGGCTACCCTACTCGATAAGGATTCTGCTCGAGTCGGCAATCAGAAACTGCGACGAGTTCCAGGTCACGGGGAAGGACGTTGAGAAGATCCTAGACTGGGAGAACAGTGCCACCAAGCAAGTCGAAATCCCGTTCAAGCCAGCCCGTGTCCTCCTCCAG GATTTCACTGGTGTCCCAGCAGTTGTTGATCTTGCTTGTATGAGGGATGCTATGAGCAAACTTGGGAGTGACCCGAACAAAATTAATCCTCTG GTACCTGTAGACCTTGTTGTGGATCATTCAGTACAAGTTGATGTGGCAAGATCGGAAAATGCTGTTCAGGCAAATATGGAGCTTGAGTTCAGCCGTAACAAGGAGCGGTTTGGATTCTTGAAATGGGGTTCCACTGCATTCAATAACATGCTTGTTGTTCCACCTGGATCTGGAATTGTTCACCAG GTGAATCTTGAATATCTGGCCAGGGTTGTCTTCAACAATGGTGGGATACTTTACCCTGATAGTGTTGTCGGCACAGATTCACACACAACTATGATAGATGGTCTTGGTGTTGCTGGATGGGGAGTTGGTGGTATAGAGGCAGAAGCTACAATGCTTGGGCAG CCAATGAGCATGGTCTTGCCAGCAGTTGTTGGTTTTAAGTTATCAGGGAAGCTGAGGAATGGAGTTACAGCCACAGACTTGGTTCTAACAGTAACTCAAATGCTTAGGAAACATGGTGTTGTTGGGAAGTTTGTTGAATTTTATG GGGGAGGTATGGGTGAACTATCTCTTGCTGATAGGGCTACTATCGCAAACATGGCACCAGAATATGGTGCGACTATGGGTTTCTTCCCAGTTGATGCAAAGACATTGGACTACCTGAAGCTAACTGGCAGAAGTGATGAAACT GTGGCCATGATAGAGACTTACCTCCGTGCAAATAATATGTTTGTCGACTACAAGCAG GTTCAAGCTGAAAGAGTGTATTCATCTTATCTGGAACTTGACTTGGATGAGGTGGAACCATGTCTGTCCGGACCAAAACG GCCTCATGATAGAGTGACATTGAAGAACATGCAGTCAGATTGGCTTTCTTGCCTGGACAACAAAGTAGGGTTCAAG GGTTTTGCTGTCCCCAAGGAATCACAGGGTAAAGTTGCTGAGTTTTCATTCCGTGGGACGCCAGCAAAGATAAAGCATGGTGATGTTGTAATTGCGGCTATCACCAGTTGCACCAACACATCAAATCCTAATGTAATGCTGGGAGCTGCTTTGGTTGCCAAAAAGGCTTGTGACCTAGGCCTGGAG GTGAAACCATGGATTAAGACAAGTCTTGCGCCAGGTTCTGGTGTTGTGAAGAAGTACTTGGACAAGAG TGGTCTGCAGAAGTATCTTAACCAGCTTGGTTTCAATATTGTTGGCTATGGGTGTACAACGTGCATAGGAAACTCTGGAGATCTTGATGAATCCGTAGCTGCTGCAATTACCGACAACG ATGTTGTCGCTGCTGCTGTGTTGTCTGGGAACAGGAATTTCGAAGGCCGTGTACATGCGTTGACCCGAGCAAATTATCTCGCATCTCCCCCATTGGTTGTGGCCTATGCTCTCGCTGGCACG GTTAATATTGATTTTGAGAAAGAACCAGTAGGCATCTCAAAAGATGGGAAAGAGGTTTTCTTCAGGGATATTTGGCCTACCACTGATGAGATTGCTGAG GTTGTTAAGGCGAGTGTGCTCCCAGACATGTTCAAGGGCACATATGAGGCAATCACCAAAGGAAATCCTATGTGGAATGAGCTGCCAGTATCAGCAAGCACTCTCTACCCATGGGATCCAAAATCAACATACATCCATGAGCCTCCTTATTTCAAGGATATGACAATGACCCCTCCTGGCGCACGGCCTGTGAAGGATGCGTATTGTCTTCTCAACTTCGGTGACAGTATCACAACTGATCACATATCCCCAGCTGGAAGCATCCACCCAGACAGCCCAGCTGCCAAATATCTAAAGGAGCGCAATGTTGAAAGGAAGGACTTCAACTCATATGGCAGTCGACGAGGGAACGATGAGATCATGGCTAGGGGAACTTTTGCCAACATTCGCATTGTGAACAAGTTCTTGAAGGGAGAGGTTGGCCCCAAAACCGTCCATGTTCCATCAGGGGAGAAGCTTGCTGTTTTTGATGCTGCTATG AAATACAAGAATGAAGGGCATGACACTATCATCCTGGCTGGTGCTGAGTATGGCAGTGGAAGCTCAAGGGATTGGGCTGCAAAGGGTCCAATGCTTCAG GGAGTGAAGGCCGTGATAGCCAAGAGTTTTGAGAGGATTCACCGTAGCAATCTTGCTGGAATGGGCATCGTCCCTCTATGCTTCAAGGCTGGGGAGGATGCCGACAGTCTTGGCTTAACTGGCCATGAGCGTTACACCATCCAGCTTCCGACTGATGTGAATGAAATCAAGCCTGGCCAAGATGTTACAGTCACAACCGACAACGGCAAGTCGTTCACGTGCACACTCCGCTTTGACACCGAG GTGGAGCTTGCTTACTACACCCATGGTGGTATTCTACCATATGTCATCAGAAAGATTGCAGCCGAGCAATAG